TCACTGAAGCCCGCTTTAAGGATGCCGCAAGTACGTATCAATCGCCAGTGCAACCTGACACAAACTATATCAAGAAGAAAAGTGGCCAATTAACAATTCCAATTTCTCAGTTCATAGAAGATGATGACACCTCTTTCATCTATAGAGACCGTGTGGTTCCTGATATTGAGGAAGAAGACATTACGCATGAGTACAAAGGGTATTACAAAACCATTGAGAGCCATCTTTTGAGAACCATCTTCTATGAAGCGGTTGAATGGCAATTCATTTCTAGAACTGGGACCAAAACTCAAATCTGGGATACACCAATTTTCTCACCTGATGGCAAATACTTCATGTGCTATCTCACCTATGGGTTGGAAAGTGAGCCTTTGGGGTTACAGATTTGGAAGGTGGAAGAAAGCCAAAGCGACCCAGACAAGCCATTAGAATTGATGAAAATCTTAGAATTAAACCAGCTGTTATTCAACCCGCTGGAGTGCTTTTGGACCAAAGAGCGCTCCATTGTGATGAAGGCTGAGAAAATGAAGGACCAATATTACCCAGAACAACCTTCAGAAGTCTATTTCCTTGAACTGAAATTCAAGTAAATCCAATTCCCGTTTTGGGGCTGATTTCTGGAAATGAAGCCTAAAACGGAAGTCCCCACAAACTAATTCCCACCAGCAGCCCCAGCGCAAACCCCACGTAAATCTGCTTGGTGGAGTGCGCACCCAGAGACAACCGGGCCGTCATGACCGCCCCAGAAATCACAATGAAGGCTACAATGGGGAAAACTAAAATGGGTTCAGGCAGCCAGCTGTGTAACAAAAGCAAAATACCCAGACTACCTCCCAGCCCTATGGAGTGGGCACTTATTTTCCAGAACTGGTTGATGACCAGCGTGGCGTAAACAGTGGCGGTAATCACGCCCATCACCAGAAAAAAGATGCGGTCAAAATAAGGTTGCCGGTAGAACACCGCGCTGGTCATGGTGAAACAGATAGCCGCCATCAGCAGGGGCCACCGGCGGTCAACCCTTGCGTCTAGGGTAAAAGTAGTCACCACGCCAGCCTTCTGCAGCAGGAACGTACCAAAACTGGGCAGCAGAAACGTGGTGATGAACACCAGCAGCAGCACCAGCCTTCGGGCGGGCATGGGCAGGGTAACGGCCTCTGCCGGAAGGAAATATAAAATCAACGCAAACAGGTACGAAGGCAGCAGCAGCGGATGGAACACCACTGAAAGAACCATCGCGAGGCGGTTATTCACTGTATAAGTAAGAATTAAAAAGTAGGACTAGCACCAGAAATCATCTGATGGCAAGCTATATACGGTAAAGCAAACTTTTAGAATAAATTTAATTTGTTTGATTTTAGGTGCTGTTTCAGGGTAAAATGGTAGACGTTTAGGGGCACCAAATAAGCGTTGCCGCTAAAAAATTAAGACATCCAAAATCTTGGTGCCCGCCTCTAAGAAAGGTGCTGCAGAAGTGAAAACTGACTTGGCAGAAGCTTGTTAGAGTTCTTTACGCAGGCGGGCTACGGGCAGGTTCAATTGCTCGCGGTATTTGGCCACGGTGCGGCGGGCAATGTTGTAGCCTTTGTCATTGAGCATCTTCTCAATTTTGTCATCTGAGAGCGGCTTGCGCTTGTTCTCTTTTTCAATGATGTCTTTGAGAATAGCTTTCACCTCACGGCTACTGGCGTCTTCGCCGGCGTCGGTGGCAATGCCCTCTGAAAAGAAGAATTTCAACGGAATTATCCCGAACTCAGTCTGCACGCTTTTGCTGTTGGCCACGCGGCTCACGGTGGAAATGTCCATACCGATGTCTTCCGCAATGTCTTTCAGAATCATGGGTTTGAGCTTGCTTTCATCGCCGTCCAGAAAGTAATCATACTGACGTTTCATCAAGGCTTCCATGGTGCGGAGCAAGGTGTTCTGGCGCTGTTTGATGGCGTCTATAAACCACTTGGCCGCGTCCAGTTTCTGCTTTACAAAGGTCACGGTTTCCTTCAGCTTTTTGTCTGTTTTGGCGCTTTTGTCATAGGCATCAAACATATCTGCGTACGACCGGGAGATACGCAAATCTGGCGCGTTGCGGGCGTTGAGAGAAAGTTGCAGTTGGCCTTCCTCGTTGGTGATGATGAAGTCCGGAATCACGTACTGCACGCGCCCCGCGCCGCCGCTTCCGCCGGGTTTTGGGTTTAGTTTCAGAATCAAGTCAATCGCCGACTTCAATTCGTAATCTTCCAACTCCAGTTTCTGCTGAATGCGGGGGTAGTGTTTCTTGGTGAACTCGTCAAAAGTGTCATGGATAATCTGCTCTGCTACCTCGGTGATTTCGTCGGGGTCGCGGCGTTCCAGTTGCAGCAAAAGGCATTCTTGCAGGTCACGGGCGGCGATGCCGGGCGGGTCAAAGGCCTGAATTCTTCGGAGCACGTCTTCAATCTCCTCTACGCTGGCGTCTATGTTCTGCGAGAAAGCCAAATCATTGGAAATGGCCTGCATGTCGCGGCGTATGTAGCCTTCCTCGTCAATGCTGCCAATCAGCTGTACGCCAATGGCATGCTGTTTTTCGTCTAAGTTCAGGAAATCCAACTGCTCCATCAACGAGTCGGTGAGCGAACCCATAAACGCGATAGGCATTTCACGGTCTTCTTCCTCGCCGGGGCCATCGCCCTGCATTTTGTAACCGGCTATCTCGTCATCATTGAGATAGTCGTCAATGTTCACGTCATCATCGTCGCGGCGCGCTTCTTCCTCGGCAAAATCATCGGGTTCGGTGTTGTCGAAATCTTCGTCAGAGTCGCTCGATTCTTCATTGTCTTGGGCGGGCTCGTCGGCCACGTCCCCTTCTTCCAGAGCCGGGTTCATCTCCAGCTCTTCTTTGATACGCGCCTCCAGTTCGGCGGTGGGCACCTGCAGCAGTTTTATGAACTGTATCTGCTGCGGCGACAGTTTCTGGCCAAGTAGTTGTTTTAGGTCGAGTCTTTGCATAGGCGGAAAAGCACTGGTCCCATGGAGCACGGACTAGGCCAAAGTTATGGTTTTTTACTACGGCAATGCAAAAAAGGTTAGTCACGCCGGGTGTGGGGTAGCAAGTAGCAGGTATCAAGTAGCAAGACAAAAGGGGAAAACTTTCTTTTTTTAAGAATTCTGTAACTTGCTCCTTACTTTTGCACCAGCAAAGTACCTGCTATCTGATACTTGCTACCTGATACGTCTAAGACCATGAAACGAACCAAAGTAAACGCATTGCTCCAGACGCCCGGCCAAGGGCAAGAGGTGTTGGTAAAAGGTTGGGTGCGCACCAAGCGCGGCAACAAATACGTGACCTTCATTGCCGTGAACGACGGCTCTACCATCAATAACATTCAGGTAGTGGCCGACATGAACGTGTTCTCTGAGGAGGCATTGAAGGACGTGACCACCGGCGCAAGTGTTTCTATTTTGGGTACCTTGGTAGAAAGCCAGGGCAAAGGCCAGACGGTAGAGATTCAGGCCAAAACCGTAGAAGTGTTAGGCCTGGCAGACCCAGAAACCTATCCGCTGCAGAAGAAAGGCCACTCGCTGGAGTTCCTGCGCGAGATTGCCCACCTTCGCCCGCGCACCAACACGTTTGGCGCGGTCTTGCGCGTTCGGCACGCCATGGCGTTTGCCGTGCACAACTATTTCAATGAGAAAGGCTTTTTCTATGTGCACACGCCGGTAATTACTGCCTCAGACGCTGAAGGTGCAGGCGAGATGTTCCGGGTAACTACCTTAGACCCCGTGAATCCTCCCAAAACGGAGACCGGCGAAGTAGATTTCTCCCAGGATTTCTTCGGGCGTTCTTCTAACCTAACCGTTTCCGGGCAGCTGGAAGGCGAAGTGTTGGCCATGGCTTTGTCTGAAGTTTACACCTTCGGGCCTACGTTCAGGGCAGAGAACTCCAACACCAGCCGTCACTTAGCCGAGTTCTGGATGATTGAGCCCGAAATGGCGTTCTATGAACTGGAAGACAACATGGACCTGGCGGAGGACTTCCTGAAGTACCTGGTGCGCTACGCCTTGGACCATTGCGCTGAAGACCTGGCTTTCCTGAACGAGATGTACGACAAGGAACTCCTAGCCCGCCTGCAGTTTGTGGTGGACAATGACTTCCAGCGCCTTACCTACACAGAGGCCGTGGAAATTCTGAAAACCGCCAAGCAGAAGTTTGAATACAAAGTAGACTGGGGCACAGACTTGCAAAGCGAGCACGAGCGCTACTTGGTAGAGAAGCACTTCAAGAAACCGGTCATTCTCACCAACTATCCCAAAGACATCAAGAGTTTCTACATGAAGCTGGACGAAGACGGCAAAACCGTGCGCGCCATGGATGTGCTGTTCCCCGGCATTGGCGAAATAATTGGCGGAAGCCAGCGCGAGGAAAGCTACGAGAAACTGGTGGCCCGCATGCAAGAAATGGGCGTTCCCGAGAAAGAACTGTGGTGGTTCTTAGACACCCGCAGGTTTGGCACGGTGCCGCACAGCGGCTTCGGGTTGGGCTTTGAGCGTCTGCTGTTGTTTGTGACCGGCATGGGCAACATTAGAGATGTGATTCCTTTCCCCCGCTTTCCCAAAAGTGCTGAGTTTTAAAGACTCGTTTAGCCTTACCTCATATAAAATTTAAAGGCCAGCGACTGATATCAAATTTATTCTCTGATTCCTTCTATTTACAACCGCTTCTCTCCTTCTATTGGGAGAGAAGCGGTTTTTGTTTTTGGGCTCAAAACCGGAAATGATGCCAAAAACGCAATTTCATGACTTAAAAAAGATTGAATTGAAACGAAAAAATATTTTTTCGGTATAAATATATAAATTCTAAAAATCATTCTATATTTACGCACCAGACAACCACACTCCAATCTAACTGATATGAAAAGATTTTTTACCGCCTTTACCGTAGTGTTGGCACTAGCCGTTGGAAGCGCCCATGCCACTTCTACCTCTAGCGTAAGCACGTCTATCCTGAAAGAGGATGGTGGTGCTAAAAAAGCAGCTGCCAAAGAGAAAGCAAAAGCCAAAAAACTGGCGCTGAAAGAGAAAGCGAAAGCCAAGAAGATTGCCCTTAAAGAAAAAGAGAAAGCTAAGAAATTGGCCCTGAAAGAAAAGGAAAGAGCCAGAATAGCCGCCGAAGACGCCAGATATGAGGCCTTAGACCAAGCCCTCATGGAAAAAGAGGACGCCAAAAAACAAGCTGCCAAAGAGAAGGCCGCTGCTTTGAAAGAAAAAGAGAAAGCCAAGAAACTTGCTCTGAAAGAAAAAGAAATGGCCGCCAAAGCTAAATCCTCTGAAAAGAAAAACGCTGAAGATTAGAAACAATCGTTTCAATTGTAGACAAACAGAAAGAGCCCGCATTGCTGCGGGCTCTTTCTGTTTTAGGGCTCATTTCTGGAAATGAAGCCAAAAACAGAAACTACTTATCTCCTCTGTCCTACACTTCATCCACCTTCTTCCACAGTTCATCTCCTTTAAATTTCAGACGCGGTTTTGGCGGGGCACCTTTGCTCAGAACCTAACCAAACCCGCTATGAAAACGGCTGCCCTCCTTTCCTTCCTCCTAACGCTCCTCACGCTTACCTCGCAAGCCCAGGTCACGGTGCAGGGCCAGGTGAAAGACGCGCAGGGCCAGCCGGTGGTGGGTGCCAACGTGTACCTGAAAGGTTTGTATGATGGGGCCAGCACGGACGGAAACGGCGCGTTCCAATTCAGCACGAAGGAAACCGGCACGCAGACCTTGGTGATCAGTTTTCTGGGGTATTTACCGTTGGAGAAACAAATTGAGGTATACCAATCCATGCCGGCGCTGCACCTCACGCTCAGGCAAGACCAGCGGCAATTACAGGCAGTGGTCATCTCGGCGGGCGCGTTTGAGGCCAGTGATGAGAAACGAAGCGCCCTGCTCAACTCCCGCGACATTGTGACCACCGCCGGGGCCAGTGCCGATATTATGGCGGCGCTCAACACCTTGCCCGGCACGCAGAAAGTGGGCGAAGAAGGAAAACTCTTTGTACGGGGCGGCGACAGCTATGAAGCCAAGACATTCATTGACGGGCTCTTGGTGGCCAACCCCTACAACGCCAGCGTGCCAGACGTTCCGGCGCGGGGCAGGTTCTCGCCGTTTTTGTTCAGCGGCATGGCCTTCAGCTCGGGTGGGTTCTCCGCCGAATACGGGCAGGCGCTTTCGTCAGCGTTGCTGTTGCAGAGTCAAGATTTGCCAGACGCCTCGCAGACCGGTGTTTCATTGATGTCAGTGGGCGCTACCCTTTCCAGGACCAAACGCTGGGAAAACACGTCAGTGGCGGGTTCTTTAGACTACACCAACCTGCAGCCCTACATGCGCCTGGTGCCGCAACGCCAGAACTGGCGCAAAATGCCCGAGACCAAAGCCGGCAGCCTGGTCTTCCGGCACAAGACTTCCAAAACCGGTTTGCTTAAAGTGTACGGCACTTATGCCCACAGCCAGTTTGGTCTATTTCAGCCAGATATAGACCGACCGCAACAGCCCGTAGCCGTGGATTTGAGCAACAGAAACCTGTTCCTGAACAGCACTTTTGAGGAAGTTTAC
This region of Rufibacter sp. LB8 genomic DNA includes:
- the rpoN gene encoding RNA polymerase factor sigma-54, translating into MQRLDLKQLLGQKLSPQQIQFIKLLQVPTAELEARIKEELEMNPALEEGDVADEPAQDNEESSDSDEDFDNTEPDDFAEEEARRDDDDVNIDDYLNDDEIAGYKMQGDGPGEEEDREMPIAFMGSLTDSLMEQLDFLNLDEKQHAIGVQLIGSIDEEGYIRRDMQAISNDLAFSQNIDASVEEIEDVLRRIQAFDPPGIAARDLQECLLLQLERRDPDEITEVAEQIIHDTFDEFTKKHYPRIQQKLELEDYELKSAIDLILKLNPKPGGSGGAGRVQYVIPDFIITNEEGQLQLSLNARNAPDLRISRSYADMFDAYDKSAKTDKKLKETVTFVKQKLDAAKWFIDAIKQRQNTLLRTMEALMKRQYDYFLDGDESKLKPMILKDIAEDIGMDISTVSRVANSKSVQTEFGIIPLKFFFSEGIATDAGEDASSREVKAILKDIIEKENKRKPLSDDKIEKMLNDKGYNIARRTVAKYREQLNLPVARLRKEL
- the asnS gene encoding asparagine--tRNA ligase encodes the protein MKRTKVNALLQTPGQGQEVLVKGWVRTKRGNKYVTFIAVNDGSTINNIQVVADMNVFSEEALKDVTTGASVSILGTLVESQGKGQTVEIQAKTVEVLGLADPETYPLQKKGHSLEFLREIAHLRPRTNTFGAVLRVRHAMAFAVHNYFNEKGFFYVHTPVITASDAEGAGEMFRVTTLDPVNPPKTETGEVDFSQDFFGRSSNLTVSGQLEGEVLAMALSEVYTFGPTFRAENSNTSRHLAEFWMIEPEMAFYELEDNMDLAEDFLKYLVRYALDHCAEDLAFLNEMYDKELLARLQFVVDNDFQRLTYTEAVEILKTAKQKFEYKVDWGTDLQSEHERYLVEKHFKKPVILTNYPKDIKSFYMKLDEDGKTVRAMDVLFPGIGEIIGGSQREESYEKLVARMQEMGVPEKELWWFLDTRRFGTVPHSGFGLGFERLLLFVTGMGNIRDVIPFPRFPKSAEF